One Polaribacter reichenbachii genomic window, CAGTTCCAACATCCATAACTTTTGCTCCTGGTTTAAATTGCATCACTTTAGCAATACCTAAAGAATGTAAAACGTGTCTTAAATACAACTCATCAATGTCTTTTCTAGAAACAACATTTATCTTCAAGTTCCAATCTTGGTATAATTCTTGTAATTTAGAAAATTGTTCAACTTGAATTTTTGTTAAGTTTTTAAAATATTTGTGTATAATCTCCATCAATAAATTATTTAGAAATGCAAAAATAGTTATTTGCTACTTACAATTCTTAACAAAATCTAACGTTTATCAATTAAAGCAATTTTAAATATCTTATTTTTGCAACTTTATACATTATATGAAAACAGTAAAATTCTCGAGAGTAGATAAAGCAAAGTTTTTTAGAACTTTAAATAAAAGAGTAAACACATATTTTAAAGAAAATAATATTAAAAAAACAGGAAACTGGAAATTGTATACCAAGGCAATTTTAATGTTTTCATTGTTTTTAGTGCCATTTATTTTAGTTTTAACTGTTAATATGCCACAATGGGTAATGGCTATTTTAATGGTAATTACTGGTATAGGAATGGCTGGTGTTGGTATGAATGTTATGCATGATGCGAACCACGAATCTTTTTCTAAAAGAAAATGGGTTAATAAATTAATGGGAAGCAGCATTTACATTTTGGCTGGTAATGTGTATAACTGGAAAGTGCAACACAATGTTTTACACCATACTTTTACAAATGTAGAAGGTCATGATGAAGATATTGATGCAGGTAGAGTTATTCGTTTTTCTTTACATTCTAAATGGTTAAAAATTCATAAAATTCAAAAGTATTATTCTATTTTTCTTTACGGATTATTAACAATAAACTGGGCAATTACAACAGATATTAAACAAATGCGTAGTTATTTAAAACGTAAATTATCTTATGGTAAATTCCCAAACCCAAAAACTGAATGGACTAAATTAGTAATTTCTAAATTGGCTTATTATTCACTTTGGATTGTTTTACCAATCTTAGTTTTAGATGTTGCATGGTGGAAAGTTTTAATAGGATTTTTTGTAATGCATTATACAGCTGGTATGATTTTAAGCTTAGTATTTCAATTGGCACACATTGTACCCAATACAGAAATGCCTTTACCAGACAAAAATGGAAATTTAGAACATACTTGGGCAGTCCATCAACTTTACACCACAAGTAACTTTGCACCAAGCAATTGGCTTGTAAACTTTTATACAGGAGGTTTAAATCATCAAGTTGAACATCATATTTTTCCACACATTTCTCATGTACATTATAGCAAATTAGCTAAAATTGTAAAAGAAACAGCAGATGAATTTAACTTGCCTTATAATGAGTATAAAACAATGAGAAAAGCTATTATAGAGCATTTTAAACATTTAGGTGTTTTAGGGCAAAACCCTGAATTAGCATAAACAAAATTTCAACAACTTACTTAACAAAATGACACATCCATTATCGGACAGAATTAACAGCTTGCCATCTTCTCAAACATTGGCAATGGCTGCTAAAGCTAGAGAGCTTAGAGCAGAAGGAAAAGATATTATCGGTTTAAGTTTAGGAGAACCTGACTTTAATACACCAGATTTTATTAAAGATGCTGCTATAGAAGCTATTAATGAAAACTATAATTCTTATACACCTGTAGATGGTTATGGAGAATTAAAAGAAGCGATTTGCACAAAATTTAAACGTGATAATGATTTAGATTATAAACCAAGTCAAATTGTGGTTTCTACTGGTGCAAAACAATCTATTGCAAATATTGCACAAGTGTTATTAAACCCTGGTGATGAAGTTTTATTACCTGCACCTTATTGGGTAAGTTATTCTGCAATTGCTACTTTATGTGAGGCAAAATACATCGAAATTCCTTCTTCTATAGAAACGGATTTTAAAATTACTCCAGAGCAATTAGAGGCTGCAATTACACCAAAAACAAAAATGATTTTCTTTAACTCTCCAAACAATCCTAGTGGAACTATTTATAGTGAGGCTGAGTATAGAGCCTTAGCTGCAGTTTTAGAAAAACATCCGCAGATATATATTTTATCTGATGAAATTTACGAACACATAAACTATGATACAAAACCATTTAGTTTTGCTGCCATAGAAAGTATGTACGATAGAACTATTACTGTAAACGGTTTAGCAAAAGCTTTTGCAATGACTGGTTGGAGAATTGGTTATATAGGTGCCCCAGAATGGATTGCTAAAGCTTGTACTAAAATGCAAGGACAAATTACATCTGGTACAAACTGTATTGCACAAAGAGCTGCCATTACTGCTGTTTTAGCACCAGTTTCTAAAATTCAATATATGGTAGATGAGTTTAAAACTCGTAGAGATATTATTATTGGATTACTAAGAGAAATAGACGGATTTAAAGTAAATGTACCTGAAGGTGCTTTTTATGTTTTTCCTGATGTTTCTGCATTTTTTGGTAAAACAATTGATGGTGTAAAAATTGAAACTGCTAGCGATTTTTCTTTATTTATTTTAGAAAAAGCAAATGTAGCTACAGTAACTGGTGATGCTTTTGGTGCACCTGATTGTATTAGAATTTCTTATGCAGCTTCTGAACTGCAAATTAGAGAAGCTATAAAAAGAATTAAAGAAGCTTTAAGCTAGTTTTAGTTCTTAAAATAGTTTTTATATATAAACATAAAATCCATCTAAAAAAGATGGATTTTTGTTTTACACTAGTTTTTTAGATGGTTATGAGATGATCATAATTATAGATCCAAAAAATAAGGCAACTCTTAAAATAGTACCTGTTTGACTTTGCACATGATCTTGATGAGTTTCTATCATAGATTTCATATTAGATAATGTTGCTCTTTTAGATTCTGAAATACTTTGCTTAATTTCTCTTTTATAAGCTGATGTTAAAATTCCTCTTTCTACTGTGTTTGTGTATACTGATTTCATAAGGTTTGGTTAAATTGATTACATACTTAAGACGAGATATATTTTATTTTGTTACAAGTTAAACATCGAGTAATCAGCCCTACAATTCCACTTTTGTAGCAATGACGGTTTACGACAATGAGAAAAAAAATTAAAAAAAAATTAAAAAACCATCAAAAACATCAACTTTAAAGTATTGAAAAAACGGTATAATTTGTTCTTATACCAATTTACAAAAAAAGCCACATCAAAAAGATGTGGCTTTTATAAATTAATTTAAATTTAATATTTAGTCTACATTATCATGTAAAAAAGAGTTATTTGATTTAAAATCAATACCTTCATTATCTTTTTTTAATGCAGTTTTAGTTTTACTAGTTGTCACATTTCTGTCTAAATCTACGCCTTGTCTTTTATAAGCTGGCTGACGTTCTATTTCATCTATGTTTTTATTTAAGCTTTCTTTAAAATCGTAATTGAATTTTTTCATATTCTTACGTCTTTCCTCTGCTCTTTTTTGCAACTCGCTTATGGTTAAATCCATAGGAGAAACTTCTTCACTTAAAGTATCTATGTGATTAACTTCATTAGGAGTAGCAGTTTTTAATTCGAACTTAATTTCTTCTTCTGCAACTTTTCTTTCTTCAGTAATTCTAGAACTTTTACCAATAGTTGGTGCTGCATCAAAATCTTCTAAAACATAACGTGTTTCTTTTTTTGCTACAATTTCTGTTGCATCAAACACTTCAATATCATTAACATTTACTTGCTTTTCATCGTTTGTAATGCTAAATTTAATTTCTTCATCTTTTGTTACTTCTGTGTAAGAATTTAAAGGTAAGTCAAATAACAAATCAGTTTGTATCTGTTTTGGCTCTTCTACTATTTTTTCTTCTTTAACTACATCAGTTATTATAAAATCTTCTTCTGCGACAGGATTCGAAGAAATTTCTTCGAATTCTACAGGCATACTTGCAATAATAGGATTTGTTTTAACTAAATCCATCTTAGGTTTTGTCTCTACTGCTTCCTCTACTAAAGTGTGTACAATTTTTTCTTCTACTTTATTGGTAGCTAAAGGTGCATCAATAATAGGTTGTCTTGTAATTGTTTTTTCAGCAAAATTATAAGTTGCTTTTTGCTCATCTTCTAAAGTATGAATTACTTTTTTTACTTCTGTGTTTGTAATTGTACTTTGTTGATCTGCAGCAAAACCTGTAGCTACAATAGTTACAGAAATAGCATCACC contains:
- a CDS encoding fatty acid desaturase family protein, with product MKTVKFSRVDKAKFFRTLNKRVNTYFKENNIKKTGNWKLYTKAILMFSLFLVPFILVLTVNMPQWVMAILMVITGIGMAGVGMNVMHDANHESFSKRKWVNKLMGSSIYILAGNVYNWKVQHNVLHHTFTNVEGHDEDIDAGRVIRFSLHSKWLKIHKIQKYYSIFLYGLLTINWAITTDIKQMRSYLKRKLSYGKFPNPKTEWTKLVISKLAYYSLWIVLPILVLDVAWWKVLIGFFVMHYTAGMILSLVFQLAHIVPNTEMPLPDKNGNLEHTWAVHQLYTTSNFAPSNWLVNFYTGGLNHQVEHHIFPHISHVHYSKLAKIVKETADEFNLPYNEYKTMRKAIIEHFKHLGVLGQNPELA
- a CDS encoding pyridoxal phosphate-dependent aminotransferase; its protein translation is MTHPLSDRINSLPSSQTLAMAAKARELRAEGKDIIGLSLGEPDFNTPDFIKDAAIEAINENYNSYTPVDGYGELKEAICTKFKRDNDLDYKPSQIVVSTGAKQSIANIAQVLLNPGDEVLLPAPYWVSYSAIATLCEAKYIEIPSSIETDFKITPEQLEAAITPKTKMIFFNSPNNPSGTIYSEAEYRALAAVLEKHPQIYILSDEIYEHINYDTKPFSFAAIESMYDRTITVNGLAKAFAMTGWRIGYIGAPEWIAKACTKMQGQITSGTNCIAQRAAITAVLAPVSKIQYMVDEFKTRRDIIIGLLREIDGFKVNVPEGAFYVFPDVSAFFGKTIDGVKIETASDFSLFILEKANVATVTGDAFGAPDCIRISYAASELQIREAIKRIKEALS
- the ftsZ gene encoding cell division protein FtsZ, which codes for MSAEFDNILFDMPKTQSNTIKVIGVGGGGSNAVNHMFKQHINGVDFVICNTDAQALENSPIPNKIQLGANLTSGLGAGANPEIGAQAAKESLQEVQQMLNTQTKMVFITAGMGGGTGTGAAPIIAKIAKDMDILTVGIVTMPFAFEGKRRTKQAQLGIDQLRQNVDSLIVINNNKLREVYGNLGFKAGFSKADEVLSTASKGIAEVITHHYKQNIDLHDAKTVLSNSGTAIMGSAKEEGETRAKSAIVKALDSPLLNDNKITGAKNVLLLIVSGTNEVTLDEIGEINDYIQDEAGYDANIIMGVGEDEELGDAISVTIVATGFAADQQSTITNTEVKKVIHTLEDEQKATYNFAEKTITRQPIIDAPLATNKVEEKIVHTLVEEAVETKPKMDLVKTNPIIASMPVEFEEISSNPVAEEDFIITDVVKEEKIVEEPKQIQTDLLFDLPLNSYTEVTKDEEIKFSITNDEKQVNVNDIEVFDATEIVAKKETRYVLEDFDAAPTIGKSSRITEERKVAEEEIKFELKTATPNEVNHIDTLSEEVSPMDLTISELQKRAEERRKNMKKFNYDFKESLNKNIDEIERQPAYKRQGVDLDRNVTTSKTKTALKKDNEGIDFKSNNSFLHDNVD